One genomic segment of Amycolatopsis sp. Hca4 includes these proteins:
- a CDS encoding arabinofuranosidase catalytic domain-containing protein, which translates to MVFRKRSLLRTVQAVVAAAVLATGAVAATGTTAQAATQEACDLYAAAGTPCVTAHSTTRALFGAYNGPLYQLQRASDQRYLDIGLLAAGGVADSAPQVSFCAGTKCTVTKIYDQTANHNDLPISWGGFWKGPGPNGSDIGADAMALPVTVGGHPVYGIKVTQGVGYRIDNARNVPVGAQPEGIYMITSSNYVNQWCCFDYGSGEISHNDTGNSTMNAIYWGTACWFNGCTGTGPWVEADLENGMYHTGTGSNKDPNNPGVHHPFVSAWEKNNGTGNFTLKYGDATTGGLTTPYSGGLPRGYAPMKLEPSILLGTGGDNSNSGVGEFFEGAVTSGFPTDATENAVQASVTAAGYASGGGSTNTGAVHAVGANKCLDVNGISTTPGTAVQIWDCNGGTNQTWTRTGTGELNVYSGGNTRCLDASGKGTTPGTKVIIWNCNGQNNQQWTFTTNGTVTGVQSGLCLDVAGSGTANGTAVQLATCTGANNQKWSLS; encoded by the coding sequence ATGGTCTTCCGCAAGCGCTCGTTGCTCAGAACCGTCCAGGCCGTCGTGGCGGCCGCCGTGCTGGCCACCGGAGCGGTGGCCGCCACCGGCACCACGGCCCAGGCGGCCACCCAGGAGGCGTGCGACCTCTACGCCGCGGCCGGCACGCCGTGCGTCACGGCGCACAGCACCACCCGCGCCCTGTTCGGGGCCTACAACGGCCCGCTTTACCAGCTCCAGCGGGCCTCCGACCAGCGGTACCTCGACATCGGCCTGCTGGCCGCCGGCGGAGTCGCCGACTCGGCCCCGCAGGTCTCCTTCTGCGCCGGCACCAAGTGCACGGTCACGAAGATCTACGACCAGACGGCCAACCACAACGACCTGCCGATCTCGTGGGGCGGGTTCTGGAAGGGCCCCGGCCCGAACGGCTCGGACATCGGCGCGGACGCGATGGCGCTGCCGGTGACCGTGGGCGGGCACCCGGTGTACGGGATCAAGGTCACCCAGGGCGTCGGCTACCGGATCGACAACGCGAGGAACGTGCCGGTCGGGGCGCAGCCGGAGGGGATCTACATGATCACCTCGTCGAACTACGTCAACCAGTGGTGCTGCTTCGACTACGGCAGCGGCGAGATCTCCCACAACGACACCGGCAACTCCACCATGAACGCCATCTACTGGGGCACCGCCTGCTGGTTCAACGGCTGCACCGGAACCGGCCCGTGGGTGGAGGCCGACCTCGAGAACGGCATGTACCACACCGGAACCGGCTCGAACAAGGATCCGAACAACCCCGGCGTGCACCACCCGTTCGTCAGCGCGTGGGAGAAGAACAACGGCACCGGCAACTTCACCCTGAAGTACGGCGACGCCACCACCGGCGGCCTCACCACGCCGTACTCCGGCGGGCTGCCGCGCGGCTACGCGCCGATGAAGCTGGAGCCGTCGATCCTGCTGGGCACCGGCGGTGACAACAGCAACTCCGGCGTCGGCGAGTTCTTCGAAGGCGCCGTGACCAGCGGCTTCCCGACGGACGCCACGGAGAACGCGGTGCAGGCCAGCGTCACCGCGGCCGGCTACGCCAGCGGCGGCGGTTCGACGAACACCGGCGCGGTGCACGCGGTGGGCGCGAACAAGTGCCTCGACGTCAACGGCATCAGCACCACCCCCGGGACCGCGGTCCAGATCTGGGACTGCAACGGCGGCACGAACCAGACGTGGACACGCACCGGCACCGGCGAGCTGAACGTCTACAGCGGCGGCAACACCCGCTGCCTCGACGCCTCCGGCAAGGGCACCACGCCGGGCACCAAGGTCATCATCTGGAACTGCAACGGGCAGAACAACCAGCAGTGGACGTTCACCACCAACGGGACGGTCACCGGTGTCCAGTCCGGGCTGTGCCTCGACGTCGCCGGCTCCGGCACCGCGAACGGCACCGCGGTGCAGCTGGCCACCTGCACCGGCGCGAACAACCAGAAGTGGTCCCTGAGCTGA
- a CDS encoding alpha-L-fucosidase → MSSFELSRRRLIVVAGAAAAAGLVRVPAGWATQGPSSYTPSWASVDQHPPAPEWFQDAKFGIYYHWGVFSVPAYGNEWYPRNMYIDGSNENNHHKQVFGDPSAWPYQNFINGARDKAGNWVQFAPKLKSAGGNFDPAEWAQLFADAGAKFAGPVAEHHDGYSMWNSSANEWNSVKTGPKLDLLRLHADAIRAKGLRLLAALHHAYHFTGYYDHVPAQSTDSLRRLFGQNGRTAENQLWFDKLREVVDGYQPDLVYQDFNLTQVDETQRLNFLSHYYNQAVAWNKDVVATYKDGFDNRGEVFDFERGGPGDLLSPYWMTDDSISSSSWCYTTGIGYYSMKAILHSLLDRVSKNGTMLLNIAPMADGTIPSGQRTILLGIGDYLKRFGESVYGTRAWAVYGEGPTKMGGGSFTTPVEGTKTDVRFTRSKDGTVLYATVLGWPGSTLPITTLGSNRINLSTLVSAQLLGPNGTPTTLPAPVQDASALRVALPSATPPFDAPAYVVKLTFSGPVPTPGSGPLPTGWARIANGTTGLVLDSGGNVAAGSPLKQWNWDGSTNLQWQLTDAGGGYVRIVNRTNGLVADSRGNTANGATCAQTAWTGATSQQWKLTSLGNGRYQIVNRATGTALDGMGNTAAGSSVGLWTPNSSTNNQWTITAV, encoded by the coding sequence ATGTCTTCGTTCGAGCTGTCGCGGCGCCGGCTGATCGTGGTGGCCGGGGCCGCCGCGGCGGCCGGCCTGGTCCGCGTCCCCGCCGGGTGGGCGACCCAGGGACCCAGCAGCTACACGCCGAGCTGGGCGTCGGTCGACCAGCACCCACCCGCGCCGGAGTGGTTCCAGGACGCCAAGTTCGGCATCTACTACCACTGGGGCGTGTTCAGCGTCCCGGCGTACGGCAACGAGTGGTACCCGCGGAACATGTACATCGACGGGTCCAACGAGAACAACCACCACAAGCAGGTGTTCGGCGACCCGTCGGCGTGGCCGTACCAGAACTTCATCAACGGCGCCCGCGACAAGGCGGGCAACTGGGTGCAGTTCGCGCCGAAACTCAAGTCGGCGGGCGGGAACTTCGACCCGGCGGAGTGGGCGCAGCTCTTCGCCGACGCCGGTGCGAAGTTCGCCGGCCCGGTCGCCGAGCACCACGACGGCTACTCGATGTGGAACAGCAGCGCCAACGAGTGGAACTCGGTCAAGACCGGGCCCAAGCTCGACCTGCTCCGGCTGCACGCGGACGCCATCCGCGCCAAAGGCCTCAGGTTGCTGGCGGCCCTGCACCACGCGTACCACTTCACCGGGTACTACGACCACGTGCCGGCCCAGTCGACCGATTCGCTGCGCCGGCTCTTCGGCCAGAACGGCCGGACGGCGGAGAACCAGCTCTGGTTCGACAAGCTCCGGGAGGTCGTCGACGGCTACCAGCCCGACCTGGTCTACCAGGACTTCAACCTGACCCAGGTCGACGAGACCCAGCGGCTGAACTTCCTCTCGCACTACTACAACCAGGCGGTGGCGTGGAACAAGGACGTCGTCGCCACCTACAAGGACGGGTTCGACAACCGCGGTGAGGTCTTCGACTTCGAACGCGGCGGGCCGGGCGACCTGCTGAGCCCGTACTGGATGACCGACGACAGCATCTCCAGCTCCAGCTGGTGCTACACCACCGGCATCGGCTACTACTCGATGAAGGCCATCCTGCACTCCCTGCTCGACCGGGTCAGCAAGAACGGCACCATGCTGCTGAACATCGCGCCGATGGCCGACGGCACCATCCCCTCCGGCCAGCGCACGATCCTGCTCGGCATCGGCGACTACCTCAAGCGGTTCGGCGAGTCCGTCTACGGCACCCGCGCGTGGGCGGTGTACGGCGAGGGGCCGACGAAGATGGGCGGCGGCTCGTTCACCACCCCGGTGGAGGGGACGAAGACCGACGTCCGGTTCACCCGCAGCAAGGACGGCACGGTGCTGTACGCGACCGTGCTGGGCTGGCCGGGCAGCACCTTGCCGATCACCACGCTGGGCTCGAACCGGATCAACCTCAGCACGCTGGTGTCGGCCCAGTTGCTCGGCCCGAACGGCACCCCCACCACCCTGCCCGCTCCCGTGCAGGACGCCTCCGCGCTGCGCGTCGCGCTCCCGTCGGCCACCCCGCCGTTCGACGCGCCCGCGTACGTGGTGAAGCTGACGTTCTCCGGCCCGGTCCCGACGCCCGGCTCCGGTCCCCTGCCGACCGGCTGGGCCAGGATCGCCAACGGCACCACCGGCCTGGTGCTGGACAGCGGCGGCAACGTCGCCGCCGGGTCCCCGCTCAAGCAGTGGAACTGGGACGGCAGCACGAACCTGCAGTGGCAGCTGACCGACGCCGGCGGCGGGTACGTCCGGATCGTCAACCGCACCAACGGGCTGGTCGCCGACAGCAGGGGCAACACGGCCAACGGCGCCACCTGCGCACAGACGGCCTGGACCGGAGCCACCAGCCAGCAGTGGAAGCTGACGAGCCTGGGCAACGGCCGGTACCAGATCGTCAACCGGGCCACCGGCACCGCGCTCGACGGCATGGGCAACACCGCGGCCGGTTCGAGCGTGGGCCTGTGGACGCCGAACAGCAGCACCAACAACCAGTGGACCATCACCGCCGTCTGA
- a CDS encoding SGNH/GDSL hydrolase family protein, with protein sequence MRTRLGWLAAAAAVLAGTLLPGTAAAESNGGVRVMPLGDSITEGTQVPGGYRIGLWQRVTAGGYQVDFVGSQSNGPASLGDHDHEGHPGWRIDQIDANIVSWLRTSTPHTVLLHIGTNDVLQNYNVGGAPARLSGLIDHITATAPDAEVFVATIIPIANSGQEAAARTFNAAIPGIVQGKQNAGKHVHLVNMHDALTTADLIDGVHPTAGGYDKMAAVWYAALQAVPGSIGTPGQSSARQLVGTQSGRCADVPSTADGTAVRLADCAGAPWTPSGKQLTTAGNKCLDASGQGTADGTPVIIWTCSGQANQQWNVNADGTLTGVQSGKCVDATGQGTTAGTKLILWTCNGQANQKWTLRAAA encoded by the coding sequence ATGCGCACACGGCTCGGGTGGCTCGCCGCCGCCGCGGCGGTACTGGCCGGCACCCTGCTGCCGGGCACCGCCGCCGCCGAATCGAACGGTGGGGTCCGGGTGATGCCCCTCGGCGATTCCATCACCGAAGGCACCCAGGTGCCCGGCGGGTACCGGATCGGGCTCTGGCAGCGGGTCACCGCGGGCGGGTACCAGGTGGACTTCGTCGGCTCGCAGTCCAACGGGCCGGCGTCCCTCGGCGACCACGACCACGAGGGCCACCCGGGCTGGCGCATCGACCAGATCGACGCGAACATCGTGTCCTGGCTGCGCACCAGCACCCCGCACACGGTCCTGCTGCACATCGGCACCAACGACGTCCTGCAGAACTACAACGTCGGCGGCGCGCCGGCCCGCCTCTCCGGCCTGATCGACCACATCACCGCGACGGCACCGGACGCCGAGGTGTTCGTGGCGACGATCATCCCGATCGCCAACAGCGGCCAGGAGGCGGCGGCGCGCACCTTCAACGCCGCCATCCCCGGGATCGTGCAGGGCAAGCAGAACGCCGGCAAGCACGTGCACCTGGTGAACATGCACGACGCGCTGACCACCGCCGACCTGATCGACGGCGTCCACCCCACGGCAGGCGGCTACGACAAGATGGCCGCGGTCTGGTACGCGGCGCTGCAGGCGGTCCCGGGCAGCATCGGTACCCCCGGGCAGTCCTCGGCCCGGCAGCTCGTCGGCACGCAGTCGGGCCGCTGCGCCGACGTCCCGAGCACGGCCGACGGCACCGCGGTGCGGCTGGCGGACTGCGCCGGAGCGCCGTGGACGCCCAGCGGCAAGCAGCTGACCACCGCGGGGAACAAGTGCCTCGACGCCTCCGGGCAGGGCACCGCCGACGGCACCCCGGTGATCATCTGGACCTGCTCGGGCCAGGCCAACCAGCAGTGGAACGTCAACGCCGACGGCACGCTCACCGGCGTGCAGTCCGGCAAGTGCGTCGACGCGACCGGGCAGGGCACCACCGCCGGGACCAAGCTGATCCTGTGGACCTGCAATGGGCAGGCGAACCAGAAGTGGACCCTCCGGGCGGCCGCCTGA